The sequence ATATATATCTATATGTATTTATTGTATCATCAACTCAATTTTTAATTACTCCAACTCCATTGCAAAAATTATGTTCAAATTGAATTGTTACGTGATTAATGCCAAACTTTTTTAGTTTTTCTTCGATTTCAAGAAGTGTTCTCTTTGTCTGGCTAACCATTACGTCTTCAATATTAACGTGAGCTTCAAAATTAATGTTCTTTTCATTCAAACACCATACATGAACGTGATGAATGTCTTTAACCCCTTCTATCCCTTTTAATTCTTCAACAATTTTATAAACATCTATATTATTTGGAACACCTTCAAATAAGATATTTGTTGAATTCTTTAGAATCTCAAAGCTTTCCTTTAAAATATATAAACTAATTAGTGAACCTATTAAAGGATCAACCCAATTTATGTGAAAGAAAAATATTATGATTCCAGCCACTACAACTCCTATAGATGAAAGAGCGTCTACTAAAAGATGTAAATAAGAGGACTTAATATTCATATCTTCTTTGGAACCCTTATGAAGCAAAAAAACGCCCAAAGAATTGGCAAATACAGCCAGAATAGCAACAAAAATTATAACTGAACTATTGACATTCGATGGATGTAAAAATTTTTCATAGGCTTCTTTAAAAATAAATAAAGATATGATTATTAAAACCAGCGAATTAATGAATGCTGAAATAATAACTGATCTTTTATACCCAAATGTCCGCCTTTTATCATTTCTCTTACTTTGAACTTTCAATGCAATATAACTGATAAGTACAGAGAGACCATCGCTAAAATTATGCATTGCATCAGAAAATAGTGAGACGCTTCCAGAAAGGATCCCACCAATTATTTCAAAAAAAGCTATTCCAAAGTTAAGAAGTATAACTAAACACAAGTTTATGGTTTTTACATTAGATACCTCATGAACGTGTTCATGATGATAAGATTCATCCAATTTTATTACTCCACAGTAACTGATTTTGCAAGATTTCTTGGCTTATCTGGATCTCTAGATAACCATACGGCAGCATAATATGCAAAAAGTTGTAACGGAACAACGTTATAAATTGGTGAAACAATTTCAGGCACATCAGGCACGTATAAGATATCGTTTACAAGGTTTACAGCATCCTTATCTCCTTCACTAATTAGAGCTACAACTCTTGATCTCCTACTCTTTGCCTCTTCAATATTCGAAAGAACCTTTTCATAAGTAATAGCAGATCTTGTAGCAATAGCCAAAACAGGCGTAGTTGGATCGAGAAGAGCTATAGGCCCATGTTTCATTTCGCCAGCAGGATATCCTTCCGCATGAATATACGAGATCTCTTTGAGTTTTAAAGCACCCTCAAGTGCAACTGGATAATTAATCCCTCTTCCCATAAAAATCATATTTTTATAACCAGAATAAATCCTCGCACTCTTTTCAATATCATTCAAGAATTTTGGAAAATATTCTTCAAGTCGTTTGGGAACCTCAAGAAGATAACCAAGTGTCTCATCCACTATTTGTTTAGAAATACTCTTCTTACAACTACCCATATAAAGGGCTAAAATATAAAGAGTAACCAATTGAGAAGTAAAAGTTTTGGTAGCAGCAACACCAATTTCCAGACCCGCTCTCGTTAGTATACTAAAGTCTGCTTCTCTATTTGCAGTAGAACCTAATCTATTAGTAATAGCTAGGACATAACTACCTCTTTTCTTAGCTTCTCTCATAGCAGCTAAAGTATCAGCTGTTTCACCTGATTGAGATATAGCAATAGTTAAAACGCTATTATTTACTGCTGCATTTCTATATCTAAATTCTGAAGAATAATCGACCTCACAGGGCATATCTGCTAGATATTCCATTAAAAATTTTCCAATCAATGCAGCATGATAAGATGTACCACATGCCACAAAACAAATCCTTGAAATTCCTCTTGCTATATCCTTTGGAAGTTCATCTTTATATGGTTCAAACTCATTTTCAAAAAAAACTCTCTGTCCAATTGTTTCCTGGACAACCAGAGGTTGTTCAGAAATTTCTTTTAACATAAAGTGATCAAAACCGCCTTTTTCAGCATCTTCTTCATTCCATTTAACCTCAAAAAAGCTTGGCTTAATCCTATGCCCAGCCATATCAAAAATACTTATTTCATCCTTACTTATTATTGCAACTTCCCCATCTTTCATAATATACACATTTTTAGTATATTTTAATATTGCCGGTATATCAGATGCCAAAAAGTTTTCACCCTTGCCACGACCTAAAATTAGAGGAGCAAATTGTCTTGCTGCAAAAATTTTGTCAGGTTCTTTAGAGTTAATAAGAGCAATAGCAAAAACGCCCCTTAAATCATTAAGCGCTTTTAAAAACGAAGTAAAGGTATCTTTATAAGTTTTTTGATAGTCCTCTATGAGATGAGCAATAACCTCTGTATCAGTATCAGACTTAAAAATATGACCTTTAGATAATAAATTTTCTTTAAGTTCAAGATAATTCTCAATAATCCCATTATGAACTACAGCAATAGAGGAAGTGCAATCAACTTGAGGATGGGCATTTTTCAAGCACGGCTCTCCATGAGTAGCCCAACGCGTATGACCAATTCCTAAAAAGCCTTTTAAAGGCGCGTCTCTTAAGTTATCCTCCAAAAATAGAATTTTTCCTACTGCATGTCTAATATCAAGGTTCCCAGATTCGCCCACTACGGCTATACCTGCAGAATCATATCCTCTGTATTCAAGCTTTTTTAACCCATACAAAACTACATCTGCTGAATTTTTATTACCTATATAACCAACTATTCCACACATATAATCTCCCTTCTAAAGCTTTACATGAAAATGGCACCTGGCAATAACACCAAGTGCCAATTCAGTCAATTTTAATTTAACAGTAGTTTTGCTTAAATATCAAAAAGCGTAACAAATTCATATGGGTGAGGCCTTATAGCTAACTCTTTAGCCTGAGTTCTCTTAAATTTAATATATGATTCTATCAATTCCTTTGAAAAGACCCCGCCCTTCAAAAGATATTCATGATCCGCTTCAAGAGCATCAAGGGCTTCGTCTAAAGAACCAGGAACTGAAGGAATATTTTTAGCTTCTTCTGGTGGCAAATCATAAATATTCTTATCAAGAGGCTTACCCGGATCAATTTTATTTTCTATTCCATCTAAACCTGCCATAAGCATTGCAGAAAAGGCTAGATATGGATTTGCAGACGGATCAGGCGGTCTGAATTCAATCCTCTTGGCTTTTGGATTAGCAGTATACATAGGAATACGAACAGCAGCAGAGCGATTTCTTTGCGAATATGCCAGATTTACTGGAGCTTCATAATGAGGTACAAGTCTCTTATACGAATTTGTAGTAGGTGCGGCAAAGGCGAGAACAGATTTTGCATGTTTGAGAAGACCACCAATATACCACAACGCAATGTCACTAAGTCCGGCATAACCCTTTTCGTCATAAAAAAGCGGCCTGTTACCCTTCCACAAGCTTTGATGACAGTGCATACCTGAACCATTATCACCAAATAATGGTTTGGGCATAAAGGTAACTGTTAAACCGTTTGCCCTTGCAACATTTTTTGCAACGTATTTATATTTCATAAGATCATCGGCCATCCTTAGCAAGTTGTTAAATCTTATATCTATTTCAACCTGTCCTGCAGTCGCAACCTCATGGTGATGAACTTCAATTTCCAGGCCAACTTTCATCATTGCCTTAACCATTTCGGACCTGACATCCTGTAATTGATCGTTTGGTGGGCATGGAAAATAACCTTCTTTGGATCTTATTTTATGACCAAGATTGGGCTCTTCTTCTCTATCAGAGTTCCACCAGGCTTCTACTGAATCTATGGAAAACATTCCGCCTCTAGAATCATATTTGTATTTAACGTCATCAAAAATAAAAAATTCTGCCTCCGGTCCGAAGTATGCAGTATCTGCAATACCCGTTGTTTTAAGATAATTTTCTGCTCTCCTTGCAACACCCCTTGGATCTTTTTGATAATCTCTCAAAACAATTGGTTCCTTTACATCACAGATAATATTTACAGTTAAATCATCAAAAAACGGATCTACAAAAGCTGATGACAGATCTGGTATGAGTATCATATCGCTCTCTTCGATCTGCTGAAATCCTCTTATGCTCGAACCATCAAAACCTAAACCCTCTTCTATCACGCCTTCATTAAAAGCTTCTACTGGAACAGTAAAGTGCTGCCATGTTCCAGGTACATCACAAAATCTTACATCTACAAATTTCACTTCATTTTCTTTAACAAAATTTTTAAACTCTTCATAGTCTTTAAATCCACACTTAATATTATTCAAATTAGACCTCCTATAAATTCTTATTTTCTCTTAAAGCACTCGCAAGACTAAGTATTTCTACAATCTCCTCGACCGCTTTAAAAATTCCTACAAATACAGCCCTTGATATTATGCTATGTCCAATGTTTAATTCTTCAATTTCAGGTATCAAAGCAATTTGCCAAACGTTGCTCTTATTTAAACCATGACCAGCATAAACGTTCAGACCTGCTTCTTTAGCAAGATTAGATGCCTTTTTCAATCTTTCTAACTCAAAATTTCTCTCAATTTCATCCAAAGAGTCAGCATATTTACCGGTATGCAATTCTACAGAATCAGCACCTAAGGTAACACTTTTTTCAATAGAAAATTCATCTGGATCGATAAAAAGAGAGACTTCAATTCCATTTGATTTTAAAGTCGAAATACTTTCTTTCAAAGAATCATAGTTTTTAGAAAGATCTAAACCTCCTTCTGTTGTGAGCTCTTCCCTTTTTTCAGGAACTAAGGTCACTTTGTTCGGCTTTACCTTCAAGGCAAAAGAAACAATTTGCGGAACACAAGCCATCTCTAAATTTAGATTATCTACGGCCTTTCTTATTTTAAGGACATCGTTGTCCTGTATATGCCTTCTGTCTTCTCTAAGATGAACTGTTATAAGGTCAGCACCTGCAGCTAGGGAAATAGAGGCAGCAAAGAGTGGATCTGGATAGGTAATCTTTCTTGATTCTCTAAGCGTGGCAACATGATCAACATTAACCCCCAAGCGGATTTTTCCAGCCACTTTATCACCTCTCATTTATAATCTTAAAAATTATAGCACAAAAAAATATTGAACCGATATCAAATTTTTTCTTTAATAATATCTAAAATAAAGTTTGCAATATTTATTTTTGTTGAATTAAGTTCGTAATAATCGCCACTTGAAGATAAGATCAAAACTTCATTGTTTTCACTACCAAAAGGAAAACCAGTTTCGTGAATTTTATTAGCTACTATATAATCTAATTTTTTTTCAACTAGTTTTTTATTAGCATTTGTGCTAAGATTTTCAGTTTCAGCGGCAAAGCCTATAACTATCTGATTTTTCTTCAATAAATTAACTTCTTTAAGTATATCGGGATTTGATATAAGATTAAGCTCTAAGTTATTCTTCTTTTTTATCTTTTTCGTATACCGCTGATCTACTTTAAAGTCTGAAACAGCAGCTGCCATAACCAGTATATCACAAAACTCAAAGTTATCGATAACACTCTTAAACATCTCTTCTGTTGTTTCAACATCAATCCTTTCTACCATATAAGGAGTTCGTAAACCAGTTGGTCCTGCAATAAGCCTTACCTGTGCACCTCTCAAAGAAGCAGCCTGAGCAAAAGCAAAGCCCATCTTGCCTGATGATCTATTAGAAATATATCTAACAGGATCTATTGGTTCGCGAGTAGGACCTGCAGTTATCAATATCTTTTTTCCAACAAAATCCTTTTTTGGATAGAAATGATAGTTAAACATTTCTAAGAGTTCAGGTACTTCCAGCATTCTACCAGACCCTATGCTATCGCAAGCGAGTCTTCCATAAGCAGGACCAAAAAATATTACATCTTGAGCCAATAATTTCTTTACATTATCTTGCACAGAAGGATTTCCCCACATAGTATCGTTCATTGCTGGAACTAATACCAGCGGGCATTTTCTTGCAATAGCCATTGTAGTAAGAAGGTTGTCAGCTATACCTAATGCAATCTTTGAAATTGTATTAGCAGTAGCCGGACATATAATAAAAACATCAGATTTTTGGGGTAAAGTTATGTGGGCTATTGAGTCTTTACCAGAAGGCAAATTAGACTCACTGTAACAAATATTTTTTGTTAAAGCTTCAAATGTTAAAGGAGAAACAAATCTAGTAGCATTCTGAGTCATCACAACATTTACCTCATTTCCCTCTTTTACAAGAGATGAAACAAAATTTGCAGCTTTATACGCAGAAATGCCACCACAAATGCCAAAAAGTATTTTCAATTTACTTATTTATAGTAAATTTTATTTTCCCACTTGCAATTTCTTCAAATGCCTGCTCGAGAGGATCGCTAACATTAGTTGTGAAAAGGTCTTTATTACTTTTTATTTCTTTTGCTCTTTTTACAGCTACAATAACTAAAGCATATCTAGACGGTATCATTTTCAACGCATTTTCTAAACTAGGCGCTATCAAAACTAAATTACCTCCTGTCCAAATTGTATTTCTGATCTAAGTCTCGAAATTATATCTTCTCTTCTTTCTCTTTTTGCCCTCTGAGCAACAATTATGCATTCTAGCTCGCTAGCTGCTTCTATAACACTACTATTTACAATTATATAATCATATATAAAATATTCTTCAATTTCTTCAATCGATCTCGAAAGCCTTCTTTTTATCTCATCAAAATTTTCGGAAGACCTTGTTTCCAACCTTAATCTTAGATCACACCATCTTGGTGGAACAATAAAGATTAAAATTGCATCAGGGTACAATGATTTTATTTTACTTGCACCTCTTGTATCTATTTCAAGAACAACATCACTATTCTCACTTAATTTTTTTAAAACGTAATCCTTTGGGGTTCCATAATAATTTCCGTGAACTTTAGCCCATTCCAAAAGGTTATCTTTTTCTATGTGTTCCAAAAACTCAGATTCAGAAACAAAAAAGTAATCTTTGCCATTAACTTCGTTAGGCCTTCTAGGTCTGCTTGTCATAGATATAGAAAGACAAAGCATTGGATCTCTTTGCATTAATTCCTTTATTACTGTCCCTTTGCCCACACCAGAAGGACCAGAAACTACAAACAATAAACCTTTTTTTTCATCACTTTTTTTGTACACTATTTATTTATTGCCTTTCTCAGGAAGTTTGTATGGAATAGGTATGAATTGTACCGATGGCCTTCTATTTCCTGCCTGAGGATATAACTCCATTAGCTCATACACTTCTTCTGGCAAATCATTTCTCACTGAAATACCCAAATTTTTAATCTCTTCGTAGGAAATAGGATAATCATGCGTCCACTTTCCACTTGTAAAAAGTTCAGCAAGGAAAGAGGCCTTTTCTGAATCCATTCTATCTTGTAAAAGTTTTTTAATAGTACTTTTTACTTGGTTAACAGCCTTTTGTGACATATCTGCTAAAATTAATGTTTTGTCATCGACATTTTCAATACCTTTCTCTCTAACTACCTGTAAAATAGAAACAGCTGGGTACTCTCCCAGCTGCGGATCAACAGGACCAAGAACTGCATTTTCATCAAGGTATATTTCATCGGCAGCAAGAGCAAGCATGGTACCGCCAGACATAGCATAGTGAGGTATAAAAACCCTCACAGGTGCAGGATGCCTTATTAACGCCTTTGCTATCTGCTCTGCTGCCAATACCAATCCTCCTGGAGTATGAAGTATGATATCAATAGGCATATCCTTTTCGGTAAGCCTTATTGCTCTCAAAATTTGTTCAGAATCATCTATGTCAATATATCTCGAAAGAGGAATACCAAAAAAAGATATAGTCTCCTGTCTGTGTATAAGAGTAATAACCCTGGAATTCATCTTTTTCTCCATAGATCTTATAGTCCTAATTCTCATGTTTTCTAGATATTTCTGCTGCAATACAGGAGTAAAAGCAAATATTATAAAAATAAACCAAATTATGTCAAAAAAATTCATTATTCAACTACCAGTCCGATCTTATTATCTTCTACCACTATCTTCACGGTATCTCCTTCCTTAATCCTATTATTTAAAAGCTCCTTCGCAATAATATTTTCCAAATTTTTCTGTATATATCTTTTAAGAGGTCTAGCACCCATTGTAGGTTCATATCCCTCTTTTGCAAAAAATTTCTTTGCATCCTCTGTAAGTATTAGTTTTATTTTCTTTTCATTCAATCTTTCTTGAATATCATTTAATATCAATTCAACAATTTTTTCAATATCAGATCTAGAAAGAGGCTTAAAAACTACAATCTCATCAATTCTATTTAAAAACTCCGGTCTAAAAGTAGAATTTAATAGCGATAAAACTCTATTCTTTGCCTTTTCAAATTCTTTTTCATCTTCTACATTAGAATTTAATAGTATATCAGAACCAAGATTAGATGTCATTATTATAACAGTATTCCTAAAATCAATAGTCCTACCCTTACCATCTGTTAATCTTCCATCGTCAAGAACCTGTAAAAGTATATTAAAAACATCAGGATGTGCTTTCTCTATTTCATCTAAGAGTATTACAGAATATGGCCTTCTCCTAATAACTTCTGTCAGTTGACCTCCTTCTTCATAGCCTACATAACCTGGAGGAGCACCCACTAGCCTCGACACAGAATGTTTCTCCATATATTCTGACATATCAATTCTTACAAGAGCATTTTCATCCTTGAATAAAAATGCAGCAAGAGCCTTGCTTAGCTCAGTTTTACCCACACCAGTTGGACCAAGAAAGAGAAATGATCCTACTGGCCTTCTAGGATCCTTTAGACCTGACCTTGACCTTCGTATCGCTTCAGAAACAGCAACTACGGCCTCATCTTGACCAATAATTCTTTTATGAAGAATATTTTCCATATTAGTCAATTTGTCAACTTCTTCTTGAACAAGCTCTGTTACAGGTATGCCTGTCCATTTGGAAACCAAATTTGCAATGTCTTCCTTATCTACTACTTCGTTAACTTTTTTATCAATTAACCATTTATCTCTTTTCTCCTTAAATTTTCTTGAAAGAGCCTCAGATTCACTCTTTAACTTTGCTGCCAATTCGTAATCTTCTCTTTTTACAGCTTCCTGACCCTCTTGATATAATCTTGATAACTTATTTTCCATTTCTTTAAGTTCCGTAGGCATATTAGAAAGCTGAATTCTCACTTTAGCAGCAGCTTCATCAATCAAATCAATAGCTTTATCAGGCAAAAATCTATCAGATATATATCTTTCAGATAAATGAGCAGCCGATTCAATTGCCTCATCTGTAATTTTTACCCTATGATGCGCCTCATATTTGTCCCTTAAACCCTTTAAAATAGAAATGGTATCATCTACGCTTGGTTCCTTTACAAAAACCGGTTGAAATCTTCTTTCAAGAGCAGGATCTTTCTCAATATATTTTTTATATTCATCTAGCGTAGTAGCACCTATTACCCTTAATTCACCTCTTGCAAGGGCAGGTTTAAGTAAATTTGATGCGTCAATGGCACCTTCTGCAGCGCCTGCTCCAACTACAGTATGTAATTCATCAATGAACAAAATATAGTTTTGTGTTTTGGTTACAGAATCAATAATTGTTTTTAATCTTTCTTCAAATTCTCCTCTAAATTTAGTACCTGCAATCAAAGCACCCATATCAAGCGCTAAAAGTTGTTTTCCCTTCAATATCTCAGGTACATCGTTTGAAGCTATCTTTTGAGCAATACCATCAACAATAGCTGTCTTTCCAACACCGGGTTCACCAATTAGAACCGGGTTGTTTTTCGTTCTTCTGGAAAGAATCTGCATTACTCTCTCAATCTCTTCATCTCTACCAATTACAGGATCTAACTTTCCCTCTAAAGCAAGTTGAGTTAAATTTCTTGTATACTTTTCAAGAGCTTGGTATTTCTCTTCTGCACCTGGATCTGTCACTCTTTGAGTACCCCTTATATCTTTAAGAATTTGATAAACCTTTTCTTCTGTAATACCATACTCGTTCAAAAGGCGCGACGCTGGGCTCTCGCCTTCTTTTACTATCGCAATCAAAACATGATCTACTCCAACAAATTCATCCTTTAACCTAATCGCTTCTTCCTCCGCTATATCTAAAACCTTCTTCAAAGAGGGAGTGATATATATTTGTGGAGTAGAAGATGAATATTGTATTTTTGGTAATCTGTTCAAAATCGATTCTAATCTATTTTTAATATCATTTTTATTAATTCCAGCTCTTGTTAAAACTTTTCCTACAAGACCATCCTGTTGATTAAGCATCGCATACAAAAGATGCTCTACATCAAGCTGGCTGTTTTGAAATGTCATTAAAACTCTCTGTGAAGACTCTAACGAATCCCTTAACTGTTCTGTAAATTTATCTGGGTTCATTATTTTCACCTTCTTTCTCTTGAGAAATACTTTTTAGTAAATTATTGAGCCTTGATACTTCTGACTCTAGTTCTTCTACTCTTTTTGACAATCTTAAAATAACCTCAACACCTGCAATATTTATCCCAAGATCTTTTGTAAATTCTTGAATTTTTTTTAGAACTTCTATGTCTTCATCACTAAAAACCCTCGTTTTACCATCAAGTTTTTTAGGACAAATTAACCCTAATTCTTCATATCTTCTTATTGTCTGTGGGTGAATTGATAACATTTTTGAAACAATACTTATCGCATAAAAGCCACTAGTTTCTGGCATCATTTCTCACCCCTTAATTTTGCCCATTTTGTAACAATCTCTTTTTCTTCACTCGAAAGATTTTTTGGAATTTGAACATTTATATTTACAAGCAAATCTCCTCTTGTCTTGTTGTGCTTAAGCGCACCAAGTCCTTTTAATCTAAGAATAGTCCCTGATGAAGATCCAGCCGGGACCTTCACCTTCACTCTTCCTTCAGGAGTCTCTATCGGGATTTCACCACCAAGAAGAGCTGTAAACAAAGAAATGTTAGCTGAAGTCTTTATATTATCGCCTTCTATAGAAAATCGCGGATCCTTTTCAATCTTTACTTTTAGATATAGATCTCCGCCATTTTGACCCAGGCCCCTGAATCTAATCTTAGAACCTTCCTTTACTCCAGCAGGGATCTTTAATTCCACATCTTTATTAAGGTATGGCAAATTAACTCTTTTTGTAGTACCATGTAAATATTCGCTAAATGATATGGTAACCTCAGATTCCACATCTTGGCCAACATCTGCCCTAACGTTTTGTTGTTTTCCAAACAGGTCAAACGGTGAAAATCCTCTACTAGAAAAACCTCTCTTACCAGTAGAACCAAAAATGCTATTTATAAGGTCAAATATATTATCAAAATCACCGGGATTGATATTATATTGAGTATAGAAATTGCCATTGAAATTAAAGTTCTGGCCACCTACTCCCTGAGTTGTCCATGTAGAACCCATCTGGTCGTATATTTTTCTTTTTTCAGGATTTGATAAAACTTCATGAGCTTCATTTATTTCTTTAAATTTTTCTGCATCGCCGCCCGGTAAATCAGGATGATATTTTCTGGCTAATTTTTTATATGCCTGTTTTATTTCCTTCTCAGTAGCATTTCTATCAACTCCAAGAATCTTATAATAATCTTTATACTTCATCTAAAGTTTCGCCTTCCTTTTTAGGCGGCCGACTCACTTTAACTTTTGATGGAATTAATACCTCATTGTTATATATATACCCAGCACTCAACTCCTGGAGTATGGTGCCCTCAGGTTCATCTGATTCCTCTGTAAATACTACTTCATGATATAGAGGATTAAAAATAGTGCCTGGTTCAGCATTAATTTTTGTTATATTTTCTGATTTAAGAGCTTCATATAAATTTTTATAGACCATCTCTATTCCCTTTTTAAAATTTTCAGAATCAGAATAAGATAGTGCCCTTTCGAGTTGATCAACATTTGGCAATATCTTTGCTAAAAAATTTCTTCTAATTTCGTTAGTTCTAAATTCTATTTCCCTCTGAGTTCTTTTCCTTAAGTTATCATAATCCGCCAAACTTCTTAAATATTTATTTTGCAAATCATTTATTTCTTCTTGGAGTTTTTTAATAAGAGCATCTTTATCCTCAACCGGGGTTTCAACGTAATCCTTTATTTCTTCGCCTTCTTTATTTTCACCGTTTTCACCGTTAGTGTTTTCTATCTTTATTTCAGACATATTTTACCTCCTTTAATATGCCAGATTAAATTCTAGCTCTGAAAAATAAATATCTAAATAGATTTTTAAAATAATATAAACTGGTAGCGAGTGACATATACAGCCTTATTGGCATCCCCGCATTTGTCACTCGATACCTTGTATTTATAAGTAACTTTTTAAGATTTATAAAAAACTAGGAACTAAATTTTCTTTAATTTTCCTTTTTAAAATCAGCATCTATTACTTCACCCTCTTGTGGACCCTGTCCTGAAGAACTATCTGTTGTAGGTCCCGAAGAAGATGCCGAAGAACTACTCTTATAAATCTCCTCGCTAAGTTTATAGCTTAGTTGCTTTAGTTCATTCATCTTAGCTTCAATTTCAGACTTACTTGCATTTTTCTTGATCAAATCTCTTAACTCAGAAATTCCATTTTCTATTTTTGATTTCTCGTCTTGAGAAATTTTATCACCTATATCTTTCAAAGTCTTTTCTAAGCTATAAGCAAAGCTCTCTGCTTGATTCCTTGTATCAGCTTCTTCTTTAATTCTTCTATCTTCCTCAGCGAATTGCTCAGCTTTTTTAATCATTTCATCTATTTCTTCTTTAGATAGAGTAGAAGCACCTGTTACCGTAACTTTCTGTTCTTTACCCGTTCCAAGATCTTTTGCATGGACAGTTAATATGCCATTTGCGTCTATGTCAAAAGTAACTTCAATCTGCGGAACACCTCTTGGTGCAGGAGGTAAACCTTCAAGTCTAAATCTTGCAAGAGTTCTGTTATCTCTTGCCATTGCTCTTTCTCCTTGTAAAACGTGAATCTCAACTGCAGGTTGATTATCTTCAGCGGTAGTAAATATTTCACTCTTTTTAGTAGGAATAGTAGTATTTCTTTCAATCATCTTTGTAAACACTCCACCAAGTGTCTCAATTCCAAGAGAAAGAGGAGTAACATCTAACAAGACTACATCTTTTACCTCTCCTGCAAGAACAGCACCTTGAATTGCAGCACCCACAGCCACAACTTCATCTGGATTTACACCTTTATTAGGCTCTTTTCCAGTCAATCTTTTAACCAGTTCTTGAACTGCAGGCATTCTTGTAGAACCACCAACGAGAATAACCTCATCTATATCTTCAATTTTTAACTTTGCATCATCAAGAGCTTGTTTGAACGGTGCAATACATCTCTCTGTAAGATGCCTTGTGATATCCTCAAATTTT comes from Thermodesulfobium acidiphilum and encodes:
- the dnaK gene encoding molecular chaperone DnaK — encoded protein: MSEKIVGIDLGTTNSVIAVVESGEPVVIPNSEGSRLTPSVVGFTKNGDRLVGQLARRQAVLNSDNTVYSAKRFIGHRFSEVAAERKRVAYEVVQGPNDSVRFRIPAINKELSPEEISSMVLMKLKTDAEAYLGVKITKAVITVPAYFNDSQRQATKDAGKIAGLDVVRIINEPTAAALAYGLDKKKNETVLVWDLGGGTFDVSILEVGDGVFEVKSTSGDTHLGGDDYDLALANYLADEFRKDQGIDLKADKQAWQRLLEASEKAKIELSSMTSTNISLPFITADQTGPKHLEMSITRAKFEDITRHLTERCIAPFKQALDDAKLKIEDIDEVILVGGSTRMPAVQELVKRLTGKEPNKGVNPDEVVAVGAAIQGAVLAGEVKDVVLLDVTPLSLGIETLGGVFTKMIERNTTIPTKKSEIFTTAEDNQPAVEIHVLQGERAMARDNRTLARFRLEGLPPAPRGVPQIEVTFDIDANGILTVHAKDLGTGKEQKVTVTGASTLSKEEIDEMIKKAEQFAEEDRRIKEEADTRNQAESFAYSLEKTLKDIGDKISQDEKSKIENGISELRDLIKKNASKSEIEAKMNELKQLSYKLSEEIYKSSSSASSSGPTTDSSSGQGPQEGEVIDADFKKEN